A region from the Arachis ipaensis cultivar K30076 chromosome B01, Araip1.1, whole genome shotgun sequence genome encodes:
- the LOC107607643 gene encoding uncharacterized protein LOC107607643: MYAKFIKDLCMNKEKIHDLETISLGSSISALMGAIPEKYGDPGPCMVTCTIGGVQFVDCMCDLGACVSIMPLSIYDALKLPPLRRSAAQFVLADKSIISVVGIAKVVLVTINGLIFPIDFYILEMPPNDSGRPSSILLGRPFLKTSRFKLDAFSGTYSFEIDGRAMSFNLDEAMKYLLEDHSIFQCDIFYETVAEIHQETVDEKNMVKGSSVGKPHEYTKDTLPPPMVPDDQVPRHELNIELKPIPPHLKYAY, from the coding sequence ATGTATGCTAAGTTtataaaggatttgtgcatgaaTAAGGAGAAGATTCATGACTTAGAAACTATTTCTTTGGGTAGCTCGATTTCTGCTTTGATGGGTGCTATACCGGAGAAATATGGTGATCCCGGTCCATGTATGGTTACATGCACTATTGGTGGTGTACAGTTtgttgattgcatgtgtgacttaggtgcATGTGtcagtattatgccattatctatttatgatgctttgaaGCTTCCACCATTGAGAAGGTCGGCAGCCCaatttgttttggcagataagagcataatctcagTAGTTGGAATTGCGAAAGTCGTCTTGGTGACCATTAATGGGTTGATTTTTCCTATTGATTTCTACATTcttgagatgccccctaatgactcaggaagaccgtcATCTATCTTGCTTGGAAGGCCGTTCTTGAAGACCTCTCggtttaaattggatgccttctcggGTACCTACTCCTTTGAGATTGATGGAAGAGCAATGAGTTTTAACCTTGATGAAGCTATGAAGTATCTACTGGAAGACcactctatcttccagtgtgatattTTTTATGAAACTGTGGCTGAAATTCACCAAGAGACAGTTGATGAGAAGAACATGGTGAAGGgttcaagtgtggggaagcccCATGAGTATACTAAAGACACATTGCCACCTCCAATGgttccagatgatcaagtgccacGCCATGAGCTGAACATAGAGTTGAAGCCCATTCCACCTCACCTAAAATATGCTTATTGA